One Oncorhynchus gorbuscha isolate QuinsamMale2020 ecotype Even-year unplaced genomic scaffold, OgorEven_v1.0 Un_scaffold_4361, whole genome shotgun sequence DNA segment encodes these proteins:
- the LOC124028523 gene encoding NLR family CARD domain-containing protein 3-like isoform X2, translating to MSLSGEREEGGPSSKMSLSRGHDTKAKSPIKQDRPASPVPSCVSMKSDWSMEPPIEFREGDFSTEQRNQQERSESEILSDSDELAVICQRELKSNLKKKFQCVFEGIAQQGNPTLLNKIYTELYITEGGTGEVNNEHELRQIETTTRKQARPETAIKCNDIFKPLTGQDKLIRTVLTKGVAGIGKTVSVQKFILDWAEGKANQDVQFVFSFPFRELNLMKEDKHTFIELLNHFSVETKQSGISIYNKYKVLFIFDGLDECRLPLDFQKNKICCDVTESTSVDVLLTNLIKGNLLPSALLWITTRPAAANKIPSGCVDQVTEVRGFNDPQKEEYFRKRFSDEDLASRIISHIKTSRSLHIMCHIPVFCWISATVLEHMLKHKREEMPKTLTEMYTHLVVFHTKQKNEKYLGKEETGPHWNKESILSLGKLAFQQLVKGNLIFYEEDLTEAGIDVNEASVYSGLCTQLFKEECGLYQDKVYCFVHLSIQEFLAAVYVFLSFINNNENLMDKPQTKSNIFSSMFRDKTEVTVYKSAVDKALQSETGNLDLFLRFLLGLSLESNQKHLRGLLTKSRSSSQSHEETVKYIKEKIRKNLSPERSINLFHCLNELKDHSLVEEIQSYLRSGSLSKPNLSPAQWSALVFVLLTSEKELDVFDLKKYSRSEEGLLRLLPVVKASRAVLLSGCGVTEEGCASLVSALRSNPSHLRELDLSNNDLKDSGVKLLSAGLGNPHCKLETLRLSGCGVTEEGCASLVSALRSNPSHLRELDLSYNHPGDSGVRLLSAGLEDPHCRLEKLKCL from the exons atgagtctctctggggagagagaggaggggggcccttcctctaaaatgagtctctctagGGGACATGACACCAAAGCTAAGAG CCCAATCAAGCAGGATAGACCAGCCTCCCCAGTTCCCAGCTGTGTGTCCATGAAGAGTGACTGGTCTATGGAACCTCCTATAGAGTTTAGAGAGGGAGACTTTTCTACTGAACAAAG AAACCAACaggagagatcagagtcagagattcTCAGTG ATTCAGATGAGCTTGCTGTGATTTGCCAACGTGAACTCAAATCTAATCTAAAGAAGAAGTTTCAATGTGTATTTGAGGGGATCGCTCAACAAGGAAACCCAACACTTCTCAATAAGATCTACACAGAGCTCTACATCACAGAGGGTGGAACAGGGGAGGTCAATAATGAACATGAGCTGAGACAGATTGAGACAACAACCAGGAAACAAGCAAGACCAGAAACTGCAATCAAATGTAACGACATCTTCAAACCCTTAACTGGACAAGACAAACTTATCAGAACTGTGCTGACAAAGGGAGTCGCTGGCATTGGAAAAACAGTCTCTGTGCAGAAGTTCATTCTGGACTGGGCTGAAGGAAAAGCAAATCAGGATGTCCAATTTGTATTTTCATTCCCTTTCCGGGAGCTGAATTTGATGAAAGAGGACAAACACACTTTCATTGAACTTCTTAATCACTTCTCAGTGGAAACCAAACAATCAGGAATCTCCATCTACAACAAGTACAAAGTTCTGTTCATCTTTGATGGTCTGGATGAGTGCCGACTGCCCCTAGACTTCCAGAAGAACAAGATCTGTTGTGACGTCACAGAGTCAACCTCAGTGGATGTTCTGCTGACAAATCTCATCAAGGGAAAtctgcttccctctgctctcctctggatAACTACCCGACCTGCAGCAGCCAATAAGATCCCTTCAGGGTGTGTTGACCAGGTGACAGAGGTACGAGGGTTCAATGACCCACAGAAGGAGGAGTACTTCAGGAAGAGATTCAGTGATGAGGACCTGGCCAGCAGAATCATCTCACACATAAAGACATCAAGGAGCCTCCACATCATGTGCCACATTCCAGTCTTCTGTTGGATTTCTGCAACAGTCCTTGAACACATGCTGAAAcataagagagaagagatgccCAAGACTCTGACTGAGATGTACACACACCTTGTGGTGTTTCATACCAAACAGAAGAATGAAAAGTATCTTGGGAAAGAAGAGACAGGTCCACACTGGAATAAAGAGAGCATTCTGTCACTGGGAAAACTGGCTTTTCAACAGCTTGTGAAGGGCAATCTGATTTTCTATGAAGAAGACCTGACAGAGGCTGGCATTGATGTCAATGAAGCCTCGGTGTACTCAGGATTGTGCACACAGCTCTTTAAAGAGGAATGTGGGCTGTACCAGGACAAGGTGTACTGCTTTGTTCATCTGAGCATTCAGGAGTTTCTGGCTGCTGTATATGTGTTCCTCTCATTCATCAACAACAATGAGAATCTAATGGACAAACCGCAAACAAAGTCCAATATATTTTCTTCAATGTTCAGAGACAAGACTGAAGTTACTGTCTACAAGAGTGCTGTGGATAAAGCCTTACAAAGTGAGACAGGAAACCTGGACCTGTTCCTCCGCTTCCTTCTGGGCCTCTCACTGGAGTCCAATCAGAAGCACTTACGAGGTCTACTGACGAAGTCAAGAAGCAGCTCACAGAGCCATGAAGAAACAGTCAAGTACATCAAGGAGAAGATCAGGAAGAATCTCTCTCCAGAGAGGAGCAtcaatctgttccactgtctgAATGAACTGAAGGACCATTCTCTAGTGGAGGAGATCCAAAGCTACCTGAGATCAGGAAGTCTCTCAAAACCCAACCTGTCACCTGCACAGTGGTCAGCTCTGGTCTTTGTGTTGCTGACTTCAGAAAAGGAGCTGGATGTGTTTGACctgaagaaatactccagatcAGAGGAAGGTCTTCTGAGGCTGCTGCCAGTGGTCAAAGCCTCCAGAGCTGTTCT gctgtcaggctgtggagttacagaggaaggctgtgcttctctggtctcagctctgaggtcaaacccctcacacctgagagagctggatctgagtaacaacgacctgaaggattcaggagtgaagctgctctctgctggactggggaATCCCCACTGTAAACTGGAGACTCTGAG gctgtcaggctgtggagttacagaggaaggctgtgcttctctggtctcagctctgaggtcaaacccctcacacctgagagagctggacctgagctacaatcacccaggagactcaggagtcagactgctctctgctggactggaggATCCACACTGCAGACTGGAGAAACTCAA ATGTCTGTGA
- the LOC124028523 gene encoding NLR family CARD domain-containing protein 3-like isoform X1 has protein sequence MSLSGEREEGGPSSKMSLSRGHDTKAKSPIKQDRPASPVPSCVSMKSDWSMEPPIEFREGDFSTEQRNQQERSESEILSDSDELAVICQRELKSNLKKKFQCVFEGIAQQGNPTLLNKIYTELYITEGGTGEVNNEHELRQIETTTRKQARPETAIKCNDIFKPLTGQDKLIRTVLTKGVAGIGKTVSVQKFILDWAEGKANQDVQFVFSFPFRELNLMKEDKHTFIELLNHFSVETKQSGISIYNKYKVLFIFDGLDECRLPLDFQKNKICCDVTESTSVDVLLTNLIKGNLLPSALLWITTRPAAANKIPSGCVDQVTEVRGFNDPQKEEYFRKRFSDEDLASRIISHIKTSRSLHIMCHIPVFCWISATVLEHMLKHKREEMPKTLTEMYTHLVVFHTKQKNEKYLGKEETGPHWNKESILSLGKLAFQQLVKGNLIFYEEDLTEAGIDVNEASVYSGLCTQLFKEECGLYQDKVYCFVHLSIQEFLAAVYVFLSFINNNENLMDKPQTKSNIFSSMFRDKTEVTVYKSAVDKALQSETGNLDLFLRFLLGLSLESNQKHLRGLLTKSRSSSQSHEETVKYIKEKIRKNLSPERSINLFHCLNELKDHSLVEEIQSYLRSGSLSKPNLSPAQWSALVFVLLTSEKELDVFDLKKYSRSEEGLLRLLPVVKASRAVLLSGCGVTEEGCASLVSALRSNPSHLRELDLSNNDLKDSGVKLLSAGLGNPHCKLETLRLSGCGVTEEGCASLVSALRSNPSHLRELDLSYNHPGDSGVRLLSAGLEDPHCRLEKLNVEHGGENRMKPGLRKYVCDLTLDPNTVNRRLSLSEENRKVTCRREEQPYPDHPERFEDCKQVLCREGLTGRCYWEVEWTGIMGAVIGVTYKGISRRGGGDDCYIGYNDKSWCLFCYDNSYTAWHNNNDTTIVVPSSSSHRVGVYLDWPAGTLSFYRASSDTLTHLITFTSTFTEPLYPGFRLCYDSSVSLCQ, from the exons atgagtctctctggggagagagaggaggggggcccttcctctaaaatgagtctctctagGGGACATGACACCAAAGCTAAGAG CCCAATCAAGCAGGATAGACCAGCCTCCCCAGTTCCCAGCTGTGTGTCCATGAAGAGTGACTGGTCTATGGAACCTCCTATAGAGTTTAGAGAGGGAGACTTTTCTACTGAACAAAG AAACCAACaggagagatcagagtcagagattcTCAGTG ATTCAGATGAGCTTGCTGTGATTTGCCAACGTGAACTCAAATCTAATCTAAAGAAGAAGTTTCAATGTGTATTTGAGGGGATCGCTCAACAAGGAAACCCAACACTTCTCAATAAGATCTACACAGAGCTCTACATCACAGAGGGTGGAACAGGGGAGGTCAATAATGAACATGAGCTGAGACAGATTGAGACAACAACCAGGAAACAAGCAAGACCAGAAACTGCAATCAAATGTAACGACATCTTCAAACCCTTAACTGGACAAGACAAACTTATCAGAACTGTGCTGACAAAGGGAGTCGCTGGCATTGGAAAAACAGTCTCTGTGCAGAAGTTCATTCTGGACTGGGCTGAAGGAAAAGCAAATCAGGATGTCCAATTTGTATTTTCATTCCCTTTCCGGGAGCTGAATTTGATGAAAGAGGACAAACACACTTTCATTGAACTTCTTAATCACTTCTCAGTGGAAACCAAACAATCAGGAATCTCCATCTACAACAAGTACAAAGTTCTGTTCATCTTTGATGGTCTGGATGAGTGCCGACTGCCCCTAGACTTCCAGAAGAACAAGATCTGTTGTGACGTCACAGAGTCAACCTCAGTGGATGTTCTGCTGACAAATCTCATCAAGGGAAAtctgcttccctctgctctcctctggatAACTACCCGACCTGCAGCAGCCAATAAGATCCCTTCAGGGTGTGTTGACCAGGTGACAGAGGTACGAGGGTTCAATGACCCACAGAAGGAGGAGTACTTCAGGAAGAGATTCAGTGATGAGGACCTGGCCAGCAGAATCATCTCACACATAAAGACATCAAGGAGCCTCCACATCATGTGCCACATTCCAGTCTTCTGTTGGATTTCTGCAACAGTCCTTGAACACATGCTGAAAcataagagagaagagatgccCAAGACTCTGACTGAGATGTACACACACCTTGTGGTGTTTCATACCAAACAGAAGAATGAAAAGTATCTTGGGAAAGAAGAGACAGGTCCACACTGGAATAAAGAGAGCATTCTGTCACTGGGAAAACTGGCTTTTCAACAGCTTGTGAAGGGCAATCTGATTTTCTATGAAGAAGACCTGACAGAGGCTGGCATTGATGTCAATGAAGCCTCGGTGTACTCAGGATTGTGCACACAGCTCTTTAAAGAGGAATGTGGGCTGTACCAGGACAAGGTGTACTGCTTTGTTCATCTGAGCATTCAGGAGTTTCTGGCTGCTGTATATGTGTTCCTCTCATTCATCAACAACAATGAGAATCTAATGGACAAACCGCAAACAAAGTCCAATATATTTTCTTCAATGTTCAGAGACAAGACTGAAGTTACTGTCTACAAGAGTGCTGTGGATAAAGCCTTACAAAGTGAGACAGGAAACCTGGACCTGTTCCTCCGCTTCCTTCTGGGCCTCTCACTGGAGTCCAATCAGAAGCACTTACGAGGTCTACTGACGAAGTCAAGAAGCAGCTCACAGAGCCATGAAGAAACAGTCAAGTACATCAAGGAGAAGATCAGGAAGAATCTCTCTCCAGAGAGGAGCAtcaatctgttccactgtctgAATGAACTGAAGGACCATTCTCTAGTGGAGGAGATCCAAAGCTACCTGAGATCAGGAAGTCTCTCAAAACCCAACCTGTCACCTGCACAGTGGTCAGCTCTGGTCTTTGTGTTGCTGACTTCAGAAAAGGAGCTGGATGTGTTTGACctgaagaaatactccagatcAGAGGAAGGTCTTCTGAGGCTGCTGCCAGTGGTCAAAGCCTCCAGAGCTGTTCT gctgtcaggctgtggagttacagaggaaggctgtgcttctctggtctcagctctgaggtcaaacccctcacacctgagagagctggatctgagtaacaacgacctgaaggattcaggagtgaagctgctctctgctggactggggaATCCCCACTGTAAACTGGAGACTCTGAG gctgtcaggctgtggagttacagaggaaggctgtgcttctctggtctcagctctgaggtcaaacccctcacacctgagagagctggacctgagctacaatcacccaggagactcaggagtcagactgctctctgctggactggaggATCCACACTGCAGACTGGAGAAACTCAA TGTGGAACATggtggagagaacagaatgaaacCTGGACTTAGAAAAT ATGTCTGTGATCTCACACTGGACCCAAACACAGTAAACAgacgcctctctctgtctgaggagaacagaaaggtGACATGTAGGAGAGAGGAGCAGCCGTATCCTGATCACCCAGAGAGATTTGAGGACTGTAAACAGGTGCTGTGTAGAGAGGGTCTGACTGGgcgctgttactgggaggtagaGTGGACTGGGATAATGGGGGCTGTTAtaggagtgacatataaaggaatcagcaggagaggagggggtgatgaCTGTTATATTGGATACAATGACAAGTCCTGGTGTCTGTTCTGCTATGACAACAGTTACACTGCCTGGCACAATAATAATGACACTACCATAGTCGTCCCCTCCTCCAGCTCCCACAGAGTAGGAGTGTATCTGGACTGGCCAGCCGGCACTTTGTCCTTCTATAGagcctcctctgacacactgacCCACCTGATCACATTCACCTCCACATTCACTGAGCCCCTCTATCCAGGGTTTAGGCTTTGTTATGACTCCTCAGTGTCCCTCTGtcagtga